In the Gemmatimonadaceae bacterium genome, one interval contains:
- a CDS encoding DEAD/DEAH box helicase, with the protein MLRSARDQYLPPDHEAFVAAEPPTGRVIVIAPTRAACETIELALGLHIDTFLEREHGTEVRELAASGNGFGIVAGTGTGKTLAVRPISEIILKAPLKVGVVNREREATPDTPTWNVIIVTTGIARRWFQDGDILASDTLVVDEIHQTSAELELCLALGKRVGCRFIWLSATVDPTFYSRYLESSGVVQSFAFDPARAAKVTVIDKEPLDFLDDRFLQRVLKERRGVGVFLPTRNAVEQAAAQVEERFPRINTAFYHGGEPIRIIRPFLEGDDLKPFLLTMTAAGQSALNVRGLDTVVIDDTRFANVIERGRNVLTRVHLGANEILQMAGRVHGRVENGRVFILSDRDIVFSELRPTAPDFQLAGDSERVAITCADLGVRADELELPVPLDKQSYRRALALLEDRGIVENGRLTHYGKLVEAMPVDRPWAELLVHADDDLVPYVAVMSSVESLHRMTRDDRNLEGLVVPGSDHLTAYNLYAEGFTRCGYIGEVYGLPRHLFDDSVEQWAEERGVLVKAIEDAALGMASVYRGLNLELPSKMVLARDHAYGKFVELLAEVMPFDLVIDEETASGDNARVSKTSVCGSWGPIAGTLRYFADRSGIPRAGIEGTQIPLEKIRKHARRGPPEIVYDARRKHNPFTLRRTLTYFGFELERELESLEEFPPELERAARHALAEALAKGEARHAAVNRNRVAVEEIREIYRRSGGATPKLGLQELTAMYEIALAEVRSLNDFKAAPLRLDLEALIEPGARERYAALPDTVPIRDKEVEIAYEVEEEDGERRGVARLRLPEKVARTLSEPELPRLDRPLRFMVLRGQRGAVRGNTLEELQDALDLPWMPEEVERPARGEREQVRGDGRGGSRGRGGRGGRGGRGGGGGGGGGGGDRHGGGGKRGGPRQGSKRGDKRGAPKARGGGRGRSPRGRR; encoded by the coding sequence ATGCTCCGCAGCGCCCGCGACCAATACCTCCCGCCCGACCACGAAGCCTTCGTCGCGGCGGAGCCGCCCACAGGGCGCGTCATCGTCATCGCCCCCACGCGCGCGGCGTGTGAGACCATCGAGCTCGCGCTGGGGCTCCACATCGACACGTTTCTCGAGCGCGAGCACGGCACTGAAGTCCGCGAGCTGGCCGCGTCCGGGAACGGATTCGGGATCGTCGCGGGTACGGGTACGGGCAAGACGCTCGCGGTCCGGCCGATCTCCGAGATCATTCTCAAGGCGCCGCTCAAAGTCGGAGTAGTCAACCGCGAGCGCGAGGCCACGCCCGACACGCCGACGTGGAACGTGATCATCGTCACCACCGGCATCGCGCGCCGCTGGTTCCAGGACGGCGACATCCTCGCGAGCGACACGCTGGTCGTGGACGAGATCCATCAGACCTCCGCCGAGCTGGAGCTGTGCCTCGCGCTCGGCAAGCGTGTCGGGTGCAGGTTCATCTGGCTGTCGGCGACGGTCGATCCGACGTTCTACTCGCGCTACCTGGAATCTTCCGGGGTCGTGCAGAGCTTCGCCTTCGATCCTGCCCGCGCCGCGAAGGTCACCGTCATCGACAAGGAACCGCTCGACTTTCTGGACGACCGGTTCCTCCAGCGCGTGCTCAAGGAGAGGCGGGGAGTCGGCGTCTTTCTGCCGACGCGCAACGCGGTGGAGCAGGCGGCCGCGCAGGTCGAGGAGCGATTCCCGCGCATCAACACCGCGTTCTATCACGGCGGCGAGCCGATCCGGATCATCCGGCCGTTCCTCGAGGGGGACGACCTGAAGCCGTTCCTGCTCACGATGACGGCGGCGGGGCAGAGCGCGCTGAACGTGCGCGGGCTCGATACGGTGGTGATCGACGACACGCGCTTCGCCAACGTGATCGAGCGCGGGCGCAACGTGCTCACTCGCGTCCACCTCGGCGCGAACGAGATCCTGCAGATGGCGGGACGCGTGCACGGCCGCGTGGAGAACGGGCGCGTGTTTATTCTGTCCGACCGCGACATCGTCTTCTCCGAGCTGCGGCCGACGGCGCCCGACTTCCAGCTCGCGGGCGATTCCGAGCGCGTCGCGATCACCTGCGCCGACCTCGGCGTGCGCGCCGACGAGCTCGAGCTGCCGGTGCCGCTCGACAAGCAGTCGTACCGCCGCGCGCTCGCGCTGCTCGAGGACCGCGGCATCGTGGAGAACGGCCGGCTCACGCACTACGGCAAGCTGGTGGAGGCGATGCCGGTGGACCGGCCGTGGGCCGAGCTGCTGGTGCACGCGGACGACGATCTCGTGCCGTACGTCGCGGTGATGAGCTCGGTCGAGTCGCTGCACCGCATGACGCGCGACGACCGTAACCTCGAAGGGCTCGTCGTCCCGGGGAGCGATCACCTCACGGCGTACAATCTCTACGCCGAGGGATTCACGCGCTGCGGCTACATCGGCGAGGTGTACGGGCTGCCGCGGCACCTGTTCGACGACAGCGTGGAGCAGTGGGCCGAGGAGCGCGGAGTGCTCGTCAAGGCGATCGAGGACGCCGCGCTGGGGATGGCGAGCGTGTATCGTGGGCTCAACCTCGAGCTGCCGTCGAAGATGGTGCTCGCGCGCGATCACGCGTACGGCAAGTTCGTGGAGCTGCTGGCGGAGGTGATGCCGTTCGATCTCGTGATAGACGAGGAGACCGCGAGCGGCGACAACGCGCGCGTGTCGAAGACGAGCGTGTGCGGGAGCTGGGGTCCGATCGCCGGGACGCTGCGATACTTCGCGGACCGCAGCGGGATCCCGCGGGCGGGGATCGAAGGGACGCAGATCCCGCTGGAGAAAATCCGCAAGCACGCCCGCCGCGGTCCGCCGGAGATCGTGTACGACGCGCGGCGCAAGCACAATCCGTTCACCCTGCGGCGAACGCTGACGTACTTCGGCTTCGAGCTGGAGCGGGAGCTGGAGTCGCTCGAGGAATTTCCGCCGGAGCTGGAGCGCGCGGCGCGGCACGCGCTGGCGGAGGCGCTGGCGAAGGGCGAGGCGCGGCACGCGGCGGTGAACCGCAATCGCGTCGCGGTCGAGGAGATCCGCGAGATCTACCGGCGCTCGGGCGGGGCGACGCCGAAGCTCGGCTTGCAGGAGCTGACGGCGATGTACGAGATCGCGCTCGCGGAGGTCCGCTCGCTGAACGACTTCAAGGCCGCGCCTCTGCGCCTGGATCTCGAGGCGCTGATCGAGCCGGGCGCGCGCGAGCGGTACGCGGCGCTGCCGGACACCGTTCCGATCCGCGACAAGGAAGTCGAGATCGCGTACGAGGTGGAGGAGGAGGACGGCGAGCGTCGCGGCGTCGCCCGGCTGCGCCTGCCGGAGAAGGTCGCGCGGACGCTGAGCGAGCCCGAGCTGCCGCGGCTCGACCGGCCGCTGCGCTTCATGGTGCTGCGTGGGCAGCGGGGGGCGGTGCGCGGGAACACGCTGGAGGAATTGCAGGACGCGCTCGACCTGCCGTGGATGCCGGAGGAAGTCGAGCGACCCGCTCGGGGAGAGCGTGAGCAGGTGCGGGGCGACGGGCGCGGCGGGTCGCGTGGACGCGGTGGTCGTGGCGGTCGTGGTGGTCGTGGTGGCGGTGGCGGCGGTGGTGGCGGCGGAGGTGATCGTCACGGCGGGGGCGGAAAGCGCGGCGGCCCGCGGCAGGGGAGCAAGCGTGGCGACAAGCGTGGGGCACCGAAGGCGCGCGGCGGCGGGCGGGGTCGCAGCCCGCGCGGCCGGCGTTAG
- a CDS encoding LD-carboxypeptidase, translated as MDLLPLQKPPAIRKGDTIGVVAPSYAPRPGWLLRGVKALEHVGFNVVLDTEIEQMRRFERREDERRAENFMGMWIDPRVKAVIGGTGGYGATRMIPYLESEVFRRNPKPFVGYSDITALHIWLMRRSGIRVFHGPTVDDLIPSMRDPTMISLLSALMTPRPAIKLGKGIARTSRPGRAVGRLTGGNLSLVQQTIGTPYEIDTRGAILFLEETTEPMSVADERLVHLRAAGLLKHIRGIVFGQLSLDRSEEDEFEDFLLDLVADLGVPVVMDFPAGHEVPNLTLPLGTMVELVAEEQTGWISYAEDALTESPGE; from the coding sequence GTGGACCTGCTGCCACTGCAGAAACCTCCCGCGATCAGGAAGGGCGACACCATCGGCGTGGTCGCTCCCTCGTACGCGCCGCGCCCCGGCTGGCTGCTGCGCGGGGTGAAGGCGCTCGAGCACGTCGGCTTCAACGTGGTGCTCGACACCGAGATCGAGCAGATGCGCCGGTTCGAGCGCCGCGAGGACGAGCGCCGCGCCGAGAACTTCATGGGGATGTGGATCGACCCGCGGGTGAAGGCCGTGATCGGCGGGACCGGCGGGTACGGCGCGACGCGGATGATCCCGTATCTCGAGTCCGAGGTGTTTCGCCGGAATCCCAAGCCGTTCGTCGGCTACTCCGACATCACCGCGCTGCACATCTGGCTGATGCGGCGCTCGGGGATCCGCGTGTTCCACGGCCCGACGGTGGACGATCTCATTCCCAGCATGCGCGACCCGACGATGATCTCGCTGCTGAGCGCGCTGATGACGCCGCGACCGGCGATAAAGCTTGGCAAGGGCATCGCGCGCACGAGCCGGCCCGGTCGCGCCGTCGGCCGGCTCACCGGCGGGAATCTCTCGCTCGTGCAGCAGACGATCGGCACGCCGTACGAGATCGACACGCGCGGCGCGATTCTCTTTCTCGAGGAGACCACGGAGCCGATGTCGGTCGCCGACGAGCGGCTGGTGCATCTCCGCGCGGCGGGGCTGCTCAAGCACATCCGCGGGATCGTGTTCGGGCAGCTCTCGCTGGACCGATCAGAGGAAGACGAGTTCGAGGATTTCCTGCTCGATCTCGTGGCTGATCTCGGCGTCCCGGTGGTGATGGATTTCCCCGCGGGGCACGAAGTGCCGAACCTCACGCTGCCATTGGGCACAATGGTGGAGCTGGTGGCGGAGGAGCAGACGGGGTGGATCAGTTATGCTGAAGATGCGCTGACTGAATCTCCGGGGGAGTAG
- a CDS encoding SIS domain-containing protein has translation MPKTSQSALAEYFRAHQKVAGDTLTALAARIAASADAMAGALVAGHKVIAFGNGGSATQASHLVGELVGRFKDNRRPLPAVALACDPAAVTCIANDFGYETLFERQVEAFTQPGDVAIGLTTSGKSENVLRGLAAGKKGGAVTIALTGAAGLTDGATADHVLAVPSNITAHIQEMHLMLLHLWCVAIDEAVKAG, from the coding sequence ATGCCGAAGACCTCGCAATCCGCACTCGCCGAATATTTCCGCGCTCACCAGAAAGTCGCGGGCGACACGCTCACCGCGCTCGCGGCCCGGATCGCCGCTTCCGCCGACGCGATGGCCGGCGCGCTCGTCGCCGGGCACAAAGTGATCGCGTTCGGCAACGGCGGGAGCGCAACGCAGGCGAGTCATCTGGTGGGTGAGCTGGTCGGTCGGTTCAAGGACAACCGCCGTCCCCTGCCGGCGGTCGCGCTCGCGTGCGATCCCGCGGCGGTGACGTGCATCGCCAACGACTTCGGCTACGAGACTCTGTTCGAGCGACAGGTGGAAGCGTTCACCCAGCCCGGCGACGTCGCGATCGGGCTCACCACCAGCGGGAAATCGGAGAACGTCCTGCGCGGGCTCGCCGCCGGGAAAAAAGGCGGGGCGGTTACGATTGCGCTCACTGGAGCGGCGGGCTTAACCGACGGTGCAACGGCTGATCACGTGCTGGCTGTGCCGAGCAATATCACCGCGCACATCCAGGAGATGCATCTCATGTTGCTGCATCTGTGGTGCGTCGCGATCGACGAGGCGGTGAAGGCAGGCTGA
- a CDS encoding ATP-dependent 6-phosphofructokinase translates to MKIALSTGGGDAPGLNAVIRAAVLSALSRGWEMCGIRRGFAGLLGEDEVIPMDENTVRGIAHLGGTILRTTNRGNPFSYPRMRDDGTVEEIDRSDELLENARALGIDALISIGGDGSLAIAKKLCDKGLKIVCVPKTIDNDISGTITTFGFDTAVNTALEAIDKLHTTAESHDRVMVMEVMGRRAGFIALHAGVAGTADVILIPEIPYDVDVVCEKILARDRVGKKFSIVVIAEGAYPKGRRESILGESLPGEAKRLGGVCEELAQIIQKKTGKESRSLTLGHLQRGGQPTGYDRLLATRFGGAAIKAIEDERWGTMLALQSPHIVTIPLEDALREPKRVDPNHDIVMTARATGVSFGD, encoded by the coding sequence ATGAAAATCGCCCTCTCCACCGGCGGCGGCGACGCGCCGGGGCTCAACGCGGTCATCCGCGCCGCCGTGCTCTCCGCCCTGAGTCGCGGCTGGGAGATGTGCGGCATCAGGCGCGGCTTCGCGGGATTGCTCGGCGAGGACGAAGTGATCCCGATGGACGAGAACACGGTGCGCGGTATCGCCCACCTCGGCGGCACAATTCTCCGCACGACCAATCGCGGCAACCCGTTCTCGTATCCGCGCATGCGCGACGACGGAACAGTCGAGGAGATCGATCGCTCGGACGAGCTGCTGGAGAACGCGCGCGCGCTCGGCATCGACGCGCTGATCTCGATCGGCGGAGACGGGTCGCTGGCAATAGCGAAGAAGCTGTGCGACAAGGGGCTGAAGATCGTGTGCGTTCCCAAGACGATCGACAACGACATCAGCGGTACGATCACCACCTTCGGCTTCGACACCGCCGTCAACACGGCGCTCGAAGCGATCGACAAGCTGCACACCACCGCGGAGTCGCACGACCGCGTGATGGTCATGGAAGTCATGGGGCGCCGCGCGGGCTTCATCGCGCTGCACGCCGGGGTCGCCGGCACCGCCGACGTCATCCTGATCCCGGAGATCCCGTACGACGTGGACGTCGTGTGCGAGAAGATCCTGGCGCGCGACCGCGTGGGGAAGAAATTCTCCATCGTCGTGATCGCCGAGGGCGCTTACCCGAAGGGCAGGCGCGAATCCATCCTCGGAGAGTCGCTGCCCGGCGAAGCGAAGCGACTCGGCGGAGTGTGCGAGGAGCTCGCGCAGATCATCCAGAAAAAAACGGGGAAGGAGAGCCGGTCGCTCACGCTCGGTCACCTGCAGCGCGGCGGCCAGCCCACGGGATACGACCGCCTGCTGGCGACTCGCTTCGGCGGTGCCGCGATCAAAGCGATAGAGGACGAGCGGTGGGGAACGATGCTGGCGCTGCAATCGCCGCACATCGTCACGATTCCCTTGGAGGACGCGTTGCGGGAGCCGAAGCGGGTGGACCCCAACCACGACATCGTCATGACGGCCCGGGCCACGGGAGTCTCGTTCGGGGACTGA
- a CDS encoding GspH/FimT family pseudopilin — MISILSAIAYPRIGGLLDGIHVRGSATEIHSLFTAARHHAITRAERITVQIDTARAAISLVAGSDTLHTRGFSETHGVALAANRASFTYSPIGIGYGAGNMTLVIRRNARVDSLFISRLGRVRRD; from the coding sequence GTGATCAGCATCCTCTCCGCCATAGCGTATCCCCGCATCGGCGGGCTGCTCGACGGCATCCACGTCCGCGGCAGCGCCACCGAGATCCACTCGCTCTTCACCGCCGCCCGGCATCACGCCATCACTCGCGCCGAGCGCATAACGGTTCAGATCGACACCGCGCGCGCGGCCATCTCGCTCGTGGCCGGCTCCGACACCCTGCACACGCGCGGCTTCAGCGAGACTCACGGCGTCGCGCTCGCGGCCAACCGCGCGTCCTTCACCTACTCCCCGATAGGCATCGGCTACGGCGCGGGGAACATGACGCTGGTGATCCGCCGCAACGCCCGGGTCGACAGCCTGTTCATTTCGCGCCTCGGCCGCGTGCGCAGGGACTAG
- a CDS encoding cation transporter: MERAGDVATAPGYRHALWIVVLLNAGYGVVEMAGGFLADSQALKADALDFLGDGLITLFGIVALSWPREWRARAALTQGVFLAAMGVGVLATTAYRVFVLRQPDAELMGVFGVIALVVNLAAAAVLLPHRAGDVNVRAIWLFSRNDSLGNLAVVIAAGFVALTGTRWPDLIVAAAIAGLFLQSAWSIIRSASSKLRGETS; encoded by the coding sequence GTGGAGCGAGCCGGCGACGTCGCGACCGCGCCCGGTTATCGGCACGCGCTGTGGATCGTCGTGCTGCTCAATGCCGGCTACGGCGTGGTGGAGATGGCCGGCGGGTTTCTCGCGGATTCACAAGCGCTCAAGGCGGACGCGCTCGACTTTCTCGGCGACGGGCTGATCACGCTCTTCGGGATCGTCGCTCTGTCATGGCCGCGCGAGTGGCGCGCCCGCGCCGCTCTCACACAAGGTGTGTTTCTGGCGGCAATGGGCGTGGGAGTGCTCGCGACTACTGCCTACAGAGTTTTCGTACTGCGCCAGCCCGACGCGGAGCTGATGGGCGTGTTCGGCGTGATCGCGCTGGTCGTGAACCTCGCCGCCGCCGCGGTCCTGCTGCCGCATCGCGCGGGCGACGTGAACGTGCGCGCGATCTGGTTGTTCTCCCGGAACGACTCGCTGGGGAATCTGGCCGTGGTGATCGCGGCGGGATTTGTCGCGCTGACCGGGACGCGGTGGCCGGACCTGATCGTCGCGGCGGCGATCGCGGGGCTGTTTCTTCAGTCCGCGTGGTCGATCATTCGGAGCGCCAGCTCCAAGCTGCGTGGGGAAACCAGTTGA
- a CDS encoding alpha/beta hydrolase, whose translation MFPADDARFRSRMVRLKSGISVRAVECGDESAPPILLYPGWACSVYIFRLILPALAEMGYRAISVDLKGHGLSDKPFGPGEYTRPALVRHGVEIFDALALANPVIGGHSLGAVLSFMVAAERRDAVRALLLYSPVGYRGVPHLRFYRACTPAFVRPLLPHLTWRWVIAAILRLTYGGIGRPTARDVDEYRAPTQFPEFPLAVRDLLHELDFGERVPVPLSSIVHRSLLLFGTKDLLLDEGATAKDAAAMRDAEVHEIPGAGHVICEETPDVVLEATRSFLRKL comes from the coding sequence ATGTTCCCCGCGGATGATGCGCGTTTCCGCTCGCGGATGGTGCGGCTGAAGTCCGGCATCTCGGTACGCGCCGTCGAGTGCGGCGACGAGAGCGCGCCGCCGATTCTGCTGTATCCGGGCTGGGCGTGCTCGGTGTACATCTTCCGGCTGATTCTCCCCGCGCTCGCGGAGATGGGCTACCGCGCCATATCTGTGGACCTGAAGGGGCACGGCCTTTCCGACAAGCCGTTCGGCCCGGGCGAGTACACCCGCCCCGCGCTCGTGCGGCACGGGGTGGAGATCTTCGACGCGCTCGCGCTTGCGAATCCCGTCATCGGCGGCCACTCGCTCGGTGCCGTGCTGTCGTTCATGGTGGCCGCCGAGCGCCGCGACGCCGTGCGCGCGCTGCTGCTGTACTCGCCGGTGGGATATCGCGGAGTTCCGCACCTGCGATTCTATCGCGCGTGCACTCCGGCGTTCGTCCGGCCGCTGCTGCCGCATCTCACCTGGCGCTGGGTCATCGCGGCGATTCTCCGGCTCACGTACGGCGGAATCGGCAGGCCCACGGCGCGCGACGTGGACGAGTACCGGGCTCCCACGCAGTTCCCGGAGTTCCCGCTGGCCGTTCGCGACCTGCTGCACGAGCTCGATTTCGGCGAGCGCGTTCCGGTGCCGCTGTCGAGCATCGTCCACCGCTCGCTGCTGCTGTTCGGCACGAAGGACCTGCTGCTGGACGAGGGCGCGACGGCGAAGGACGCGGCCGCGATGCGGGACGCGGAAGTGCACGAGATTCCCGGCGCGGGCCACGTGATCTGCGAGGAGACGCCCGACGTGGTGCTGGAAGCGACGCGAAGCTTCCTGCGGAAGCTCTAG
- a CDS encoding SelT/SelW/SelH family (seleno)protein has translation MHITIEYCTVUSYEPRAAGLAAEIRKAHPKAELELIPSGGGRFEVTVDGKLIFSKAKLKRHAEKGEILKELLALGY, from the coding sequence ATGCATATCACGATCGAGTACTGCACCGTTTGAAGCTACGAGCCCCGGGCGGCCGGTCTGGCCGCCGAGATCAGGAAGGCGCATCCGAAGGCGGAGCTGGAGCTGATTCCGTCCGGAGGAGGGAGGTTCGAGGTGACGGTGGACGGGAAGCTGATTTTCTCGAAGGCGAAGCTGAAGCGGCATGCTGAGAAGGGGGAGATACTGAAGGAGCTATTGGCTCTTGGCTATTAG
- a CDS encoding 4-hydroxy-3-methylbut-2-enyl diphosphate reductase has protein sequence MSSEGGQVTYFRKGLGLKAEVEEELAADYTGQLVDLLRTNEYTLTAGDTTVRLAREFGFCYGVERAVDYAYQSRRKFPDRRIYLVGEIIHNPHVNAKLRAMGVTFLLPSPQGFDFSVIRPEDVVILPAFGVTIGDFESLRSLGCIVVDTTCGSVLNVWKRVESYARDGLTSLIHGKYYHEETRATASQTLKYPGAKSIVVRSMEEAEVVCDFIEGKIRAGELRERLPNAFDEEFDPERDLKRIGVANQTTMLARESLAIGGRIGEALAHRHGPEYLAENFRTFDTICSATQDRQDAVDELLTEPLDAMVVVGGYNSSNTISLAAICALKVPTYHIEDADCIDPAAGTIRHRSPEGETTSAGWLAAEGPVRVGLTAGASTPNNKIGETVARIFATRGVEPVLTAT, from the coding sequence ATGAGCAGTGAGGGAGGGCAGGTAACCTACTTTCGGAAAGGGCTCGGGCTCAAGGCGGAGGTCGAGGAAGAGCTGGCCGCTGATTATACGGGGCAGCTCGTGGACCTGTTGCGTACGAATGAGTACACCCTGACCGCCGGGGACACGACCGTCCGGCTGGCCCGCGAGTTCGGCTTCTGTTACGGGGTCGAGCGCGCGGTGGACTACGCCTACCAGTCCAGGCGGAAGTTTCCGGACCGCCGGATCTACCTGGTGGGGGAGATCATCCACAACCCGCACGTGAACGCCAAGCTGCGGGCGATGGGCGTGACGTTTCTGTTGCCGAGCCCGCAGGGATTCGACTTTAGCGTCATCCGGCCGGAAGACGTCGTCATCCTGCCGGCTTTCGGCGTCACCATCGGCGATTTCGAGTCACTCCGCTCGCTGGGATGCATCGTCGTTGACACCACCTGCGGCTCGGTGCTGAACGTGTGGAAGCGGGTGGAGAGCTACGCCCGGGACGGGTTGACGTCGCTGATCCACGGCAAGTACTACCACGAGGAGACGCGGGCGACGGCGTCGCAGACGCTCAAGTACCCGGGAGCCAAGTCCATCGTGGTGCGCAGCATGGAGGAGGCCGAAGTGGTCTGCGACTTCATCGAGGGGAAGATCCGGGCGGGGGAGCTGCGGGAGCGGCTGCCGAACGCGTTCGACGAGGAGTTCGATCCCGAGCGCGACCTCAAGAGGATCGGTGTGGCGAACCAGACCACGATGCTCGCGCGGGAGTCGCTGGCGATCGGGGGGCGGATCGGCGAGGCGCTGGCGCACCGGCACGGCCCGGAGTACCTGGCCGAGAATTTCCGGACGTTCGACACGATCTGCAGCGCGACGCAGGACAGGCAGGACGCGGTGGACGAGCTGCTCACGGAGCCGCTCGACGCGATGGTGGTGGTGGGCGGGTACAACTCCAGCAACACGATCTCGCTCGCGGCGATCTGCGCCCTCAAGGTGCCGACGTACCATATCGAGGACGCGGACTGCATCGATCCCGCGGCGGGGACGATCCGGCACCGGAGCCCCGAGGGCGAGACGACGAGCGCAGGGTGGCTCGCGGCGGAGGGGCCGGTGCGGGTGGGGCTCACGGCGGGGGCGAGCACGCCGAACAACAAGATCGGGGAGACCGTCGCTCGCATTTTTGCGACGAGAGGGGTCGAGCCGGTTTTAACTGCCACGTAG
- a CDS encoding alpha/beta hydrolase yields MRGEFVDVGGVRLYYYAAGTRGGGDPIVLLHGFATSSVLWRGLIPLLPPGRRIVAADLLGYGRSDRPYNSALTADAHADRLRSLLAELRIARACFIGHDLGATVALRFSHAWPALVSRLCLVDPPVGRHWAASASLSPGAAAMLGGPLSAFARGRIRARMISGYMNREAGARSCARYLKPFSDAAGGIVLARHARALRGEAFPEDGATAGSASVSGVSGAIPTAIVSGSLDTLAPPRRARVLADSIPGATFQQIDGMGHFSPEEAPTRLSEVIGALLSG; encoded by the coding sequence ATGCGCGGTGAATTCGTGGATGTCGGGGGCGTGCGGCTGTACTACTACGCCGCGGGCACGCGCGGTGGGGGCGACCCGATCGTGCTCCTGCACGGTTTCGCGACGTCGAGCGTGCTCTGGCGCGGTCTCATCCCGCTGCTGCCGCCCGGCCGCCGTATCGTCGCCGCGGATCTGCTCGGCTACGGTCGCAGCGACCGCCCGTACAATTCCGCGCTGACGGCCGATGCGCACGCCGACCGGCTGCGCAGTCTGCTCGCCGAGCTGCGGATCGCTCGCGCCTGCTTCATCGGCCACGATCTCGGCGCCACGGTTGCGCTCCGCTTCTCGCACGCCTGGCCCGCGCTGGTGTCGCGGCTCTGTCTCGTGGATCCGCCTGTCGGCCGCCACTGGGCCGCGTCGGCTTCGCTCTCGCCGGGAGCCGCGGCGATGCTGGGTGGACCGTTGTCCGCCTTCGCCCGGGGGAGAATCAGAGCGCGCATGATCTCCGGCTACATGAACCGCGAAGCGGGCGCCCGGTCGTGCGCGCGGTATCTCAAACCCTTCTCCGACGCCGCGGGTGGAATCGTGCTCGCGCGGCACGCGCGCGCGCTGCGCGGCGAGGCCTTCCCGGAAGACGGCGCGACCGCGGGCTCAGCCAGCGTATCCGGCGTATCCGGCGCCATCCCGACGGCGATCGTCAGCGGATCGCTCGACACTCTCGCGCCGCCGCGCCGCGCGCGAGTGCTCGCCGATTCGATTCCCGGCGCGACGTTTCAGCAAATAGATGGGATGGGACACTTCTCGCCGGAAGAAGCGCCGACGCGCCTCAGCGAGGTGATCGGGGCGCTACTGTCCGGGTGA